The following proteins are co-located in the Solanum pennellii chromosome 8, SPENNV200 genome:
- the LOC114078363 gene encoding uncharacterized protein LOC114078363, protein MVSSLLFVVEILVRNFLLIIEIKGGNTAGCCEQQQFPQRAKKIEKGGFGRELTCDLRLPTRVTIFTILARTFRYFSSLSEASWRFVSIWMIYKILKKQQLKVHQIWVNLQPIYS, encoded by the exons ATGGTTTCAAGTTTACTTTTTGTTGTAGAGATATTGGTTAGGAATTTTCTCTTGATCAT agaaataaaagggGGAAATACTGCTGGCTGTTGTGAACAGCAGCAGTTCCCGCAGAGGgcaaagaaaatagaaaaaggaGGGTTTGGGCGAGAACTTACCTGCGATTTGCGGCTTCCCACGAGAGTGACCATATTCAC gataCTAGCTCGGACTTTCcgatatttttcttctttgtctgaagcttcttggagatttgtgag CATATGGATGATTTACAAGATTCTCAAAAAGcaacaactcaaggttcatcaGATATGGGTGAACTTACAACCG ATCTATTCTTGA